In Desulfobacterales bacterium, a single genomic region encodes these proteins:
- a CDS encoding AAA family ATPase → MNFNNFTIKSQEAVQKAIELAQGRQQQAIETPHLLKGVMEVGENVTNFLFQKSGANPNTLNTALDRLLDSYPRVSNAEPYLSRETNAVIQKAIDYSTKEGDQFVSLEFILLALLTEKNAVSSLLKEAGLTEQVMHEAIRELRKGSKVSSQSAEDTYNALNKYAINLNERARSGKLDPVIGRDEEIRRVLQILSRRTKNNPILIGEPGTGKTAIAEGLAHRIIRGDVPENLKSKQLFSLDMGALVAGAKYKGEFEERLKSVINEVIQSEGEIILFIDEIHTLVGAGGGEGAMDAANILKPALARGELRAIGATTLNEYQKYFEKDKALERRFQIVQVNEPDEASSISILRGLKERYENHHKVRIKDDALIAAVELSSRYITDRFLPDKAIDLMDEAAAKLRMEIDSVPEELDIIERNIMQLEIEREAIKRENDQTKLSQLNQEIANQKEESSKIKAKWSSEKEQINKIQQGKIDLENLKYEAERAEREGDYGKVAEIRYGKMKETQAAIDSTKEKLHQMQGDSPIIKEEVDAQDIADIVSRWTGIPVNKMMQSEKDKLLHLEEELHKRVIGQEEAIAAVSDAVRRSRAGLNDPKRPIGSFIFLGTTGVGKTELAKALADYLFDDENKMTRIDMSEYQEKFSVTRLIGSPPG, encoded by the coding sequence ATGAACTTCAACAATTTCACCATTAAATCACAGGAAGCTGTTCAAAAAGCCATCGAACTGGCCCAGGGAAGACAACAGCAAGCCATTGAAACGCCACACCTTTTGAAAGGAGTCATGGAGGTCGGAGAAAATGTGACCAATTTCCTTTTCCAAAAATCCGGAGCAAACCCAAATACACTCAATACAGCCTTGGACAGACTGCTCGACAGCTATCCGCGGGTAAGCAATGCCGAACCGTATCTTTCCCGGGAGACAAATGCCGTCATCCAGAAAGCGATTGATTATTCCACCAAGGAAGGCGATCAGTTCGTATCGCTGGAGTTCATCCTTTTGGCTTTACTCACCGAAAAGAATGCCGTCTCTAGCTTGTTGAAGGAAGCCGGTCTCACCGAACAAGTGATGCATGAAGCCATCCGGGAACTGAGGAAAGGCTCCAAAGTCAGCAGCCAATCCGCTGAAGATACCTATAACGCCCTGAACAAATACGCCATCAATTTGAATGAGCGCGCACGTTCAGGAAAATTAGATCCGGTCATCGGCCGTGATGAAGAAATCCGCCGGGTATTGCAAATCCTAAGCCGGCGTACCAAAAACAATCCCATCCTGATTGGAGAACCTGGTACGGGTAAAACAGCCATTGCCGAAGGTCTGGCTCACCGTATCATCCGTGGTGATGTACCGGAAAACCTGAAAAGCAAACAATTGTTTTCTCTGGATATGGGCGCATTGGTGGCCGGAGCCAAATACAAAGGCGAATTTGAGGAACGTCTGAAATCGGTCATCAATGAAGTCATTCAGTCCGAAGGCGAAATCATCCTGTTCATTGATGAAATCCACACCCTGGTCGGAGCAGGCGGAGGTGAAGGAGCCATGGACGCAGCCAATATTCTAAAACCGGCGTTGGCCAGAGGCGAACTTCGAGCCATCGGGGCAACTACGCTCAACGAATATCAAAAATATTTCGAAAAGGATAAGGCCCTGGAACGTCGTTTCCAGATTGTTCAGGTCAACGAACCAGACGAAGCCAGCTCCATTTCCATCCTACGTGGTCTGAAAGAACGTTACGAAAACCACCACAAGGTCAGAATCAAGGACGATGCCCTGATTGCCGCCGTGGAACTTTCAAGCCGCTACATCACCGACCGTTTCCTGCCGGACAAAGCCATCGACCTGATGGATGAAGCAGCAGCCAAACTGAGAATGGAAATTGATTCCGTCCCTGAAGAACTTGATATCATCGAACGGAACATCATGCAGCTGGAAATCGAGCGTGAAGCCATCAAACGCGAAAACGACCAAACCAAGTTATCTCAGCTCAATCAGGAAATAGCCAACCAGAAGGAAGAAAGCAGCAAGATCAAAGCAAAATGGAGTTCCGAAAAAGAACAAATCAACAAAATCCAACAAGGCAAAATCGACCTGGAGAACCTGAAATATGAAGCAGAAAGAGCCGAAAGAGAAGGCGATTACGGCAAAGTGGCCGAAATCCGCTATGGAAAAATGAAGGAAACCCAGGCTGCCATTGACAGTACCAAAGAAAAACTACATCAGATGCAGGGAGATAGCCCGATCATCAAGGAAGAAGTGGATGCTCAGGATATTGCAGACATTGTTTCCCGTTGGACAGGAATACCCGTCAACAAGATGATGCAGAGCGAAAAAGACAAGTTGCTTCACCTGGAAGAAGAATTGCATAAACGGGTCATCGGACAAGAAGAAGCCATTGCCGCTGTTTCAGACGCTGTGCGCCGGAGCCGTGCAGGTTTGAATGATCCCA